GCGAGATCGCCGATCACGGTGCGCCCATACACATCTTTCCCGAGGGCAATCGGTATCTTGTTCTTGGGAGATCGGAAGACCGGGTCCTCGATCAACTCCCGCAAATGAACGGCCACTTTTTCGTTGTTGGCGATTTCAATTCCAACCGTGTCCTTCCCCGGAATGGGAGCCAGGATATGGATGCGCTCGGCCCGCGTGGCCCGGGCCAGATCGGCTTCCACGCTCGTGATGCGATTGACGCGAAGTCCCCGACTGGGATAGACCTCATACCGCGTAATGGTGGGCCCCCGGGTGATGTCACCCGGAGTGACCTCAATGCCAAAGTCCTGGAGCGTCTCCACGATGACGCTCTGCATTTCCAGCAGCTCCCCCTTGTCGGCCGCGACCTCACTGCCCGACTCGTCCAGATGAAGAAGATCAATGCTGGGCAGCTTGTAATCGGGAAACAGACCCGTGGCGGGAGCCGTGTGGCCAAAGCCCGGATCGCCCCCGTCTTTCGCCGGACGTTTTCGGGTGGAGGCGTCAATGATCTTGGGGGGCGGGGTGCGGGGAACCGGCAGTGGAAGATCGGGTTGGGCTGTCTCGGCCTCGTCCCTGGCCGCCCTCCGTCTGCGCCGGGGGCGCTTTTCTTTGGCCCCCTCCCCACCAAATCGGACCGCCTCATCGTCCTGGTCTCGGGCGGCTGAGCGCCCACCAGCCCGTCTTGGCGAGGCGTCCTCCTCCTCTTGTTTGGCTGGACGTTCTTTCCAATGTTGCCAGACGGCTACCAGCCATTTGACCGGATGAAAGCCCGTCACCAAGGTCAGGCTGCCGAGGTAGAGAAGACCCAAAATAATGGCGGAACCGACCGTCCCAAAGATGCGGGCAAAGAGGTATTCCCCAAAGAAATCCCCCAGCAAGCCGCCCGGCCGGTGGATATTGTAATCGCGGGCCCAACTTTCCAAAAACCAGGGTTGCAGATGGAGAAGACAGGCGGCCGTCAGCGCCATCACCACCAGGGCGATGGCCATTTGGCGCGTCAGACTGATGGGCGCGATGATGCGGGCGATGCCCACCCACAGAAAGACGGCTGCCACCAGATAGATCGCGGCTCCCAGGAAAAAATAGGAATACCCCGCGAAGATGGCGCCGAGGGGACCGATGAAATTCTGGACGGCCTCATTCGGCTGGGTGCTTTCACTGATCCACGGCAGCCAAGTCGGCAGGTCGGCCGGAGTGTAAGAAACGAGCGCCAGGAAAAACAAGACCCCCGATCCCAAGAGCGCGATCGTGACCGCTTCGTGGGGGC
The genomic region above belongs to Verrucomicrobiota bacterium and contains:
- a CDS encoding DNA translocase FtsK, producing MATNRKKKRVRSTTKKKSAGRKKVRPSEPEEPRRPHEAVTIALLGSGVLFFLALVSYTPADLPTWLPWISESTQPNEAVQNFIGPLGAIFAGYSYFFLGAAIYLVAAVFLWVGIARIIAPISLTRQMAIALVVMALTAACLLHLQPWFLESWARDYNIHRPGGLLGDFFGEYLFARIFGTVGSAIILGLLYLGSLTLVTGFHPVKWLVAVWQHWKERPAKQEEEDASPRRAGGRSAARDQDDEAVRFGGEGAKEKRPRRRRRAARDEAETAQPDLPLPVPRTPPPKIIDASTRKRPAKDGGDPGFGHTAPATGLFPDYKLPSIDLLHLDESGSEVAADKGELLEMQSVIVETLQDFGIEVTPGDITRGPTITRYEVYPSRGLRVNRITSVEADLARATRAERIHILAPIPGKDTVGIEIANNEKVAVHLRELIEDPVFRSPKNKIPIALGKDVYGRTVIGDLAKMPHLLVAGATGSGKSVCLNCIVSSMLMRFTPDELRFLMIDPKVVEMQIYNDLPHLIAPVVTEPKKVLMGLRWVINEMERRYRLFADCGVRNFEGFNKRKKPEPEETEPDPEGESFLGEAAETPPREEDVPDHLPYIVVIIDELADLMQTAPADVETGIARIAQKARAAGIHLIIATQTPRADVVTGIIKANVPARIAFQVASKIDSRVILDAGGADKLVGKGDMLFLPPGTAQLVRAQGALVEDEEVQALVDFASAQGKGKPRNEVDIEAVPEGEGEGGDELSEEDEELIERCLEVILQEKAASTSLLQRRLRLGYTRAARMIDILEQRGIIGPGDGAKRREVLVEMPEEV